Proteins from one Fragaria vesca subsp. vesca linkage group LG6, FraVesHawaii_1.0, whole genome shotgun sequence genomic window:
- the LOC101293120 gene encoding putative F-box/FBD/LRR-repeat protein At5g44950-like: MDRRKKLMATPSCRGVSGVDRFSDLPEEVPHHILSFLTITDVTRFGCVSKRCRQLHPSAPSLKFEGFSEANLSSGDKLLRLINALDSISADKLVRLVIDWGFHRCKKVLNITAPKLKYLRLEGNSLMHQNLGEWRCLEKTNLCLRPEGDDINILPEIISSIQSVKVLILGHDTLKALFQKGSRPAALDNVRHLCMHVGYMLDDVTPAMLSILKGIPNLSTLYIKSYPLFFHDASESSGIYWKLLNLAALDQLEEVSIELPNGSNGIDLASYMLEHTKSLKKMVIVHSPQQFGVARELRQLLIAYGKSNLRVVLVEDQKRATLEEISRRVSTPRIRT; this comes from the exons ATGGACCGTAGGAAAAAGTTGATGGCAACTCCAAGTTGTCGAGGTGTGAGTGGGGTAGACAGATTTAGTGATCTTCCAGAGGAAGTTCCCCATCACATTCTCTCCTTCCTTACTATAACAGATGTTACCCGTTTCGGCTGTGTGTCCAAAAGATGCAGACAACTTCATCCGTCAGCTCCTTCGTTGAAATTTGAAGGATTTTCGGAGGCGAATTTATCTTCCGGGGATAAGCTGTTAAGGCTGATCAATGCTTTGGATAG CATCTCTGCTGACAAACTGGTACGCTTAGTTATTGATTGGGGATTTCACCGTTGCAAAAAGGTGTTAAATATTACTGCTCCGAAACTTAAATATTTAAGGTTGGAAGGGAATTCGTTGATGCACCAAAATCTTGGGGAATGGAGGTGTTTAGAAAAAACTAATCTTTGTCTGAGACCTGAAGGGGATGACATCAACATCCTGCCTGAGATTATTAGCAGTATACAAAGTGTCAAAGTTCTTATTTTAGGGCATGACACCCTAAAG GCTCTTTTCCAGAAAGGATCCAGACCAGCAGCTTTAGATAATGTTCGTCATCTGTGTATGCATGTCGGATACATGCTTGATGACGTTACCCCAGCAATGCTCTCTATTTTGAAAGGAATTCCTAATTTGAGTACTTTGTACATAAAATCCTATCCACTCTTTTTCCATGATGCATCTGAA TCATCAGGTATATACTGGAAATTGCTAAACCTTGCTGCTCTTGATCAACTGGAGGAGGTAAGCATAGAGCTTCCTAATGGGTCTAATGGAATTGATTTAGCAAGCTATATGCTCGAGCACACTAAAAGTTTGAAGAAAATGGTGATTGTTCATTCACCCCAACAATTTGGTGTTGCGAGGGAGTTACGTCAGTTACTTATAGCATATGGGAAGTCCAATCTCAGAGTTGTCTTGGTGGAAGATCAAAAGAGAGCAACTTTGGAGGAAATTAGCAGAAGAGTTTCGACCCCCAGAATAAGGACATAG
- the LOC101292823 gene encoding beta-glucosidase 24-like, whose protein sequence is MELSPPCLKISQRMMCAIALIACFSQVTVNAEKKLQALHINASNPKELKVKWSDFPSDFVFGVSTAAAQIEGTTNKAGRGPSVWDEFVKTFPERIADHSTMSTTIDSYKRYKQDVKAVKALGVDSYRFSISWTRILPKGTLSGGINQEGVDHYNNLIDELIKYGITPYVTILHFDPPQALTVKYGGFLSRSFVDDFKDYSELCFKIFGDRVKNWITINEPFIIAKMGYDLGVAAPGRCSIPGGDFDYCTAGNSSTEPYIVAHNLLLAHATVVKLYREKFQTKQGGQIGCSHVGTYIEAYSHSAKDKAAAKRILDFELGWFMEPIVYGCYPKSMRRLVKKRLPSFTKEEKKLIMGSFDFIGINYYTSRYGKNIPARPHMPHFSRNDPLASSEFKNVNGVPIGPQADGSTFIFSYPQGLKKLLKFMKQKYQSPKIYITENGITVAKNNRRGLDVALKDPHRIECILRHLYMIKQAIKKGVNVVGYFHWALFDDFEWGEGYTPRFGLYYVDYKDNLKRIPKESAKWLPKFLNG, encoded by the exons ATGGAGTTGTCACCACCATGCCTAAAGATTTCACAGAGGATGATGTGTGCTATTGCTTTGATTGCCTGTTTTTCACAAG TTACAGTGAATGCTGAGAAGAAGCTCCAGGCATTGCACATCAATGCATCAAACCCTAAAGAATTGAAAGTGAAGTGGTCCGACTTCCCCAGTGATTTTGTATTTGGAGTCAGCACTGCTGCTGCACAG ATTGAAGGAACAACAAATAAAGCAGGACGAGGACCAAGTGTTTGGGACGAGTTTGTTAAGACATTTCCAG AAAGAATTGCAGACCATTCCACGATGTCAACGACAATTGATTCATACAAGCGATACAAG CAAGATGTGAAGGCAGTGAAAGCCCTTGGAGTTGATTCTTATAGATTTTCCATATCTTGGACCAGGATTCTCCCAA AGGGAACCTTGAGTGGAGGAATAAACCAAGAGGGTGTCGATCACTACAACAACTTGATAGATGAACTAATTAAGTATG GCATCACACCCTATGTAACCATATTACATTTTGATCCACCACAAGCCTTGACAGTCAAGTATGGAGGATTTCTCAGTCGCTCCTTTGT GGATGATTTTAAGGATTACAGTGAACTTTGCTTTAAAATCTTTGGAGATAGAGTAAAAAATTGGATTACAATCAACGAGCCTTTCATTATAGCCAAAATGGGGTATGATCTTGGGGTTGCTGCACCAGGCAGGTGTTCCATACCAGGCGGCGATTTTGATTATTGCACAGCTGGAAATTCATCTACAGAACCTTACATTGTGGCTCATAACCTTCTCCTTGCCCATGCCACTGTTGTTAAGCTCTATAGAGAGAAGTTTCAG ACAAAACAAGGTGGACAAATTGGATGTAGCCATGTAGGTACATATATTGAGGCTTATTCACATTCAGCAAAGGACAAGGCTGCAGCTAAAAGAATATTGGACTTTGAACTTGGATG GTTCATGGAACCAATAGTATATGGATGTTATCCAAAGAGTATGAGGCGCTTGGTCAAGAAAAGGCTCCCCAGTTTTACCAAAGAAGAGAAGAAATTGATTATGGGATCCTTCGATTTCATTGGCATCAACTATTATACCTCCAGATATGGTAAAAACATTCCAGCACGTCCACATATGCCACACTTCTCTCGCAATGATCCTTTAGCCTCATCAGAGTTCAAAA ATGTAAATGGAGTCCCAATTGGTCCTCAG GCTGATGGCAGCACGTTCATCTTCTCTTATCCACAAGGTCTCAAGAAACTTTTGAAGTTCATGAAGCAAAAATACCAGAGTCCTAAGATCTACATTACTGAAAATGGAATTACAGTAGCAAAGAACAATAGGCGTGGACTCGATGTAGCACTGAAGGATCCACACAGAATTGAATGCATTCTTCGGCATCTGTACATGATCAAGCAGGCCATAAA GAAGGGTGTGAATGTCGTAGGATACTTCCACTGGGCTCTATTTGATGACTTTGAGTGGGGAGAAGGCTATACCCCAAGGTTCGGGCTCTACTATGTCGACTACAAAGACAATCTTAAGCGCATTCCAAAAGAATCTGCTAAGTGGCTCCCTAAATTTCTAAATGGTTAG